A portion of the Sulfurospirillum diekertiae genome contains these proteins:
- a CDS encoding EF-hand domain-containing protein, giving the protein MTISSNSLYGTSSYATYGSSTNSASSLMSKFAEELLTSLDSDSSGSVDSTEFSSAALKLSNADESTVNNAFKALDSNGDGKISVDELTSMLSAQQSTAAAGSMPPPPPSSSSSTQTDTGYTADELTAMASEVSSTDSNLASLLSSVVANFSAADTNGDGKVTSAEAMAYQQSTQQDTTTSGTTDASNVAASGSMPPPPPPPSSSTQEDTGYTKDELTAMASDTSSTDSNLASLFDTLAQNFDAADSNGDGKVTSAEAKAYQDSTKAASIGTTTSASATDESSNENSLMKALLAQIISNYATQNTLSSSSVSFSA; this is encoded by the coding sequence ATGACTATAAGTTCAAATTCTCTTTACGGAACGTCATCGTACGCGACGTATGGCAGCAGTACCAACAGTGCTAGCTCGTTAATGTCAAAATTCGCAGAAGAGTTGCTTACTTCTTTGGATAGTGATTCGAGTGGTTCTGTGGACAGTACTGAGTTTAGCAGTGCTGCTCTAAAACTTTCAAACGCTGATGAAAGCACGGTCAATAACGCTTTTAAAGCACTTGATAGTAATGGAGACGGCAAGATCAGTGTAGATGAATTAACGTCTATGCTATCCGCGCAGCAGTCTACAGCAGCGGCAGGAAGTATGCCCCCACCTCCTCCGTCATCGTCCTCTTCTACGCAAACAGATACAGGTTATACGGCAGATGAGCTTACCGCTATGGCGAGTGAAGTTTCCTCTACGGATAGCAATCTTGCCTCATTACTTTCTTCAGTGGTTGCGAATTTCTCAGCAGCTGATACGAATGGTGATGGTAAGGTAACCTCTGCTGAAGCTATGGCATATCAGCAATCAACGCAACAAGATACGACAACCAGTGGAACAACCGATGCAAGTAACGTTGCAGCGTCAGGAAGTATGCCCCCACCTCCTCCGCCACCATCCTCTTCTACACAAGAAGATACGGGCTATACGAAAGATGAACTTACCGCTATGGCGAGTGATACTTCATCAACCGATAGCAACCTTGCTTCTCTTTTTGATACATTGGCTCAGAATTTCGATGCGGCTGATAGCAATGGCGATGGCAAAGTGACTTCTGCTGAAGCGAAGGCATATCAAGACTCCACGAAAGCTGCAAGTATTGGTACAACAACCAGTGCTTCGGCAACAGATGAGAGTAGTAACGAAAATTCTTTGATGAAAGCGCTTTTAGCGCAAATCATCTCGAATTACGCTACCCAAAATACTCTTTCAAGTAGTTCTGTTAGTTTTAGTGCCTAA
- a CDS encoding winged helix-turn-helix domain-containing protein, whose amino-acid sequence MFVNQIRKKIEIDPNRPQLLITISGVGYRFG is encoded by the coding sequence GTGTTTGTCAATCAGATTCGCAAAAAAATCGAAATCGACCCCAATCGACCTCAATTACTCATCACCATTTCTGGCGTTGGATATCGATTTGGATAA
- a CDS encoding response regulator transcription factor, with amino-acid sequence MSQPKYKILIIEDDKQIQKLLEVSLEEHAFLLKLCGTQKEGMSYMIQFNPDLILLDLGLPDGDGKLFVQKIREFSNIPIIIVSARNGEQEIVDSLNLGADDYVVKPFFTGELVARINSALRHAQKKESTPLLKVGTLELDLEKREFRLEDVPLHLTPLEFSLLKFFMQNSGKALTHAQILKKCLGCWLSKRY; translated from the coding sequence ATGTCTCAACCTAAATATAAAATTTTGATCATCGAGGATGATAAACAGATTCAAAAGCTTTTAGAAGTGAGCCTTGAAGAGCATGCTTTTCTCTTAAAATTGTGCGGTACGCAAAAAGAGGGCATGTCTTATATGATTCAGTTTAATCCTGATCTGATTTTGTTAGATTTAGGGCTTCCCGATGGTGATGGAAAGCTGTTTGTGCAAAAAATACGCGAGTTTAGCAATATCCCCATTATTATTGTCTCGGCACGAAATGGCGAACAAGAGATCGTAGATTCACTCAATCTTGGAGCGGATGATTATGTGGTAAAACCATTTTTCACAGGAGAACTCGTTGCTCGCATTAACTCTGCACTTAGGCATGCTCAAAAAAAAGAAAGCACACCACTGCTCAAAGTTGGCACACTTGAGCTTGATCTTGAAAAACGTGAATTTAGGTTAGAGGACGTGCCTTTGCATCTCACCCCACTCGAATTTAGCCTTTTAAAATTTTTTATGCAAAACAGTGGTAAGGCTCTAACCCATGCGCAAATCTTAAAAAAATGTCTGGGGTGTTGGCTATCAAAGCGATACTAA
- a CDS encoding sensor histidine kinase has translation MNEDVLETSDPVLQEIKNRRETGELTLFFGALAGVGKTYTMLRNAKELLKSGTRVCIGYVEMHGRAETERLTQGIPSIAPKKIVYRGSTLYELDIDAILEAKPDVVLIDELAHSNAPTSRHQKRYQDVLEILDNGIDVYSTMNVQHLESLNDLVLQITGVKVTETVPDSILERVDKIQIIDIPPEKLVERLKEGKIYKLQSVEKALMNFFKLGNINALREIALKQAAGRVSKDVYELYKENKLERWEAVEKVMVCIDGSEFSANLIRYAKRLSSQMNAEWIALYVDDFSTNNREKLAKNIRLAEELGAEVNTVSGQDVGEEILKHARARFVTHIVVAKRKKNFIGKFWRMDIADELLNAGDEFCIISYINKTKEQTLESYVIEEEEKKEEMPLWHSLFGLGLLGIITFGCIVFRNYLELLNVALLILIPVLIVASRGDMKTSMLITFVGVGLFNYFFVPPIYTFVVTDISHLWSFFIFFIVAYLISSQAKKLKLIGEVIREREKRVRRLYKLSRRVTAVSEIKQVIKIAMPLIAESLGKETFFFLRRHVDEMPKLYAHYDPQSPLSSKKHDAMFEKLEAIFISSSEKAVLDWCLDNGKIAGAGTDTFLASDMLYIPIQSRDIVYGALGIKIKQDEMNTEFKMFLDSVTSVMAVSFERISLSEKNSKNAITLAREELKNALYGSISHDLRTPLASILGMVSMLKTDETWLDEKKRVIISQVIFSAKKMERLMNNLLDSARFESHKVVLKKDWCDVADIFSQAAKEFEDILKERNFSIKIEEESGIFKADCVLIERVVVNLLENAIKYSQHGSAITLGFQKEGAWCKIFVLNEDSHISDEDLKMVFEKFFRIKGISDDINGSGLGLFICKKIVEAHGGTIWARNVENSVIFEFNIPIEEE, from the coding sequence ATGAATGAAGATGTCTTAGAAACGAGTGATCCCGTTCTTCAAGAGATCAAAAACAGACGCGAAACGGGTGAGCTAACGCTCTTCTTTGGAGCTTTAGCAGGTGTGGGCAAAACCTACACCATGCTTCGTAATGCCAAAGAGCTACTCAAAAGCGGTACACGCGTTTGCATCGGTTATGTGGAGATGCACGGTCGTGCTGAAACAGAGCGTTTAACCCAAGGCATCCCTTCCATTGCACCTAAAAAGATCGTGTACCGTGGAAGTACACTGTATGAACTTGATATTGATGCCATTTTGGAAGCCAAGCCCGATGTGGTGCTCATTGATGAGTTGGCTCACAGTAATGCGCCCACCTCAAGGCATCAAAAGCGTTATCAAGATGTTTTAGAGATATTAGACAATGGCATTGATGTTTACAGCACGATGAATGTCCAACACCTTGAAAGCCTTAACGATTTGGTATTGCAAATTACGGGTGTGAAGGTCACTGAAACCGTTCCCGATAGTATTTTGGAACGCGTCGATAAAATCCAAATCATCGACATCCCTCCTGAAAAATTGGTTGAGCGGCTTAAAGAGGGGAAAATCTACAAACTGCAAAGCGTTGAAAAAGCACTGATGAACTTTTTCAAGCTTGGCAACATCAATGCGCTTCGAGAAATTGCCCTCAAACAAGCCGCAGGACGCGTGAGCAAAGACGTTTACGAGCTGTACAAAGAGAATAAGCTGGAGCGTTGGGAAGCGGTTGAAAAGGTGATGGTGTGCATCGATGGCAGTGAATTTTCCGCCAATTTGATTCGCTATGCCAAGCGGCTCTCTTCGCAGATGAATGCGGAGTGGATCGCGCTGTATGTCGATGACTTCTCAACTAATAACCGTGAAAAACTGGCTAAAAATATCCGTTTAGCCGAAGAGTTAGGCGCTGAGGTCAATACGGTTTCGGGGCAAGATGTCGGCGAAGAGATTTTAAAACATGCCAGAGCGCGGTTTGTAACGCACATCGTTGTGGCGAAACGCAAAAAGAATTTTATAGGCAAGTTTTGGCGAATGGATATTGCCGATGAACTGCTCAATGCAGGCGATGAGTTTTGCATTATTTCGTACATTAACAAAACCAAAGAGCAGACCTTAGAATCTTATGTGATTGAAGAAGAAGAGAAAAAAGAGGAGATGCCTTTGTGGCACTCTCTTTTTGGTTTAGGACTGCTGGGTATCATCACGTTTGGGTGTATTGTTTTTAGAAATTATTTAGAGCTCCTCAATGTTGCACTGCTCATTTTGATTCCTGTGCTGATTGTCGCCTCAAGGGGTGATATGAAAACATCTATGCTCATTACGTTTGTGGGTGTGGGGCTTTTTAATTACTTTTTTGTTCCTCCTATTTATACCTTTGTCGTAACGGATATCTCACATTTGTGGAGTTTTTTCATCTTTTTCATCGTTGCGTATCTGATCTCATCGCAAGCCAAAAAGTTAAAACTCATTGGCGAGGTGATACGCGAGCGAGAAAAAAGGGTAAGACGACTGTATAAACTCAGTCGCAGGGTAACAGCAGTGTCTGAGATAAAGCAGGTGATTAAAATAGCGATGCCTTTAATTGCCGAATCGCTCGGCAAAGAGACCTTCTTTTTCTTGCGTCGCCATGTGGATGAGATGCCAAAACTCTATGCGCATTATGATCCTCAAAGTCCACTTTCCAGTAAAAAACACGATGCCATGTTTGAAAAATTAGAGGCTATTTTTATCTCTTCGAGCGAGAAAGCCGTCCTTGATTGGTGTTTAGACAATGGCAAAATAGCTGGAGCAGGTACGGATACCTTTTTGGCCTCGGACATGCTCTATATTCCCATTCAAAGCCGCGATATTGTGTATGGGGCTCTTGGGATTAAAATCAAACAAGATGAGATGAATACGGAGTTTAAGATGTTTTTAGACTCGGTCACCAGTGTCATGGCAGTCTCTTTTGAGCGTATTTCACTCTCTGAAAAAAACAGTAAAAATGCGATTACACTCGCACGTGAAGAGCTTAAAAATGCGCTGTATGGTTCGATTTCGCATGATTTACGAACACCGCTTGCTTCCATCTTGGGGATGGTCTCGATGCTGAAAACAGATGAGACATGGTTGGATGAGAAAAAACGCGTTATTATCTCTCAAGTCATTTTTAGTGCAAAAAAGATGGAACGCCTGATGAATAATTTGCTCGATTCGGCACGGTTTGAAAGCCATAAAGTGGTGCTTAAAAAAGATTGGTGCGATGTCGCAGACATCTTCTCTCAAGCGGCGAAAGAGTTTGAAGATATCTTAAAAGAGCGCAATTTTAGCATCAAGATTGAAGAAGAATCGGGCATTTTTAAAGCCGATTGCGTTTTGATAGAACGTGTGGTTGTCAATCTTTTGGAAAATGCGATTAAATACTCGCAACATGGAAGTGCCATTACCTTAGGGTTTCAAAAAGAGGGGGCATGGTGTAAAATCTTTGTTTTAAATGAAGACAGTCACATTAGTGACGAAGACCTTAAAATGGTGTTTGAGAAGTTTTTCAGAATTAAAGGCATTAGCGATGATATTAATGGCAGTGGTTTAGGGCTTTTTATCTGCAAAAAAATTGTAGAAGCGCACGGTGGAACCATTTGGGCAAGAAATGTGGAAAACAGTGTCATTTTTGAGTTTAACATCCCCATAGAGGAGGAATAA
- the kdpC gene encoding potassium-transporting ATPase subunit KdpC, giving the protein MKTLLQSVKLLLVMTFLLGGVYPLVVTNLGAWVFPTQSSGLLLEDNGSVIGSELIGQNFSKEGYFIARPSAAGDDGYDALSSSGSNLAPTNKLLLDRINASKEALHVRFGEGDIPSDLVMSSGSGLDPHISKLAALYQVNTLAKVRHVDNVQMLELVNQHIERKFLGFIGEERVNVLLLNRALDKNFGVLNP; this is encoded by the coding sequence ATGAAAACACTACTTCAATCCGTTAAATTGCTTTTAGTCATGACATTTTTACTCGGAGGTGTCTATCCTCTTGTGGTGACAAACTTAGGTGCATGGGTTTTCCCAACCCAAAGTTCTGGGCTATTACTGGAAGATAATGGATCTGTTATAGGCTCAGAGCTTATCGGGCAAAATTTTTCCAAAGAGGGTTATTTTATCGCTAGACCCTCTGCTGCGGGGGATGATGGCTACGATGCACTCTCATCCAGTGGGAGTAATTTAGCACCAACAAACAAGCTTTTGTTGGATAGAATAAATGCTAGTAAAGAAGCTTTACATGTAAGATTTGGCGAGGGTGACATTCCCAGTGATTTGGTGATGAGTTCAGGCAGTGGGCTTGACCCGCATATCTCGAAATTAGCAGCCCTTTATCAGGTCAATACCCTTGCAAAAGTGCGCCATGTCGATAACGTTCAGATGCTAGAGCTTGTCAATCAACATATTGAGCGAAAATTTTTGGGTTTTATAGGTGAGGAGAGGGTCAATGTCCTTCTTTTAAATCGTGCGTTAGATAAAAACTTTGGAGTTTTAAATCCTTAA